A genome region from Maridesulfovibrio salexigens DSM 2638 includes the following:
- a CDS encoding ABC transporter substrate-binding protein produces the protein MKKIFLIALLLAFAFPAQCKECPTLVFSGPPIAESVPLIAMTQGPKIWKQPFNVKFIPWHSPDMLRAMIVGGQIDAAIITTAAAATLLNKGVKVRIAQLYESPVWIVSRNPGPDTLESLKGTLLFPFGPGEMPELFFKATIGNKPNKITIRHTSGALEAVNLLLAGKGDHAMLSEPTASVAIQRSQEKHANGSPLLVRRISMGKAWTKTFPGHRLAATSMTFFGAQAARPDLIQNFRKAHTQACEWVKQNPSEALYLTQQEFPSLATQLHSGAIKEIDIHALNGQKAQKNALFFLSKIKELSPAAIGGPIPNSDLFEVKE, from the coding sequence ATGAAAAAAATATTCTTAATCGCACTATTACTCGCCTTTGCATTCCCTGCGCAGTGCAAAGAATGCCCTACTCTCGTTTTTTCAGGTCCCCCCATAGCTGAAAGTGTTCCTCTTATCGCTATGACTCAAGGACCAAAGATCTGGAAGCAGCCATTTAATGTAAAATTCATTCCCTGGCATTCGCCGGACATGCTCCGGGCCATGATCGTAGGAGGACAGATTGATGCAGCTATCATAACGACAGCTGCAGCTGCCACTTTGCTCAATAAGGGGGTTAAAGTACGCATTGCCCAACTTTATGAATCCCCGGTCTGGATTGTATCTCGAAACCCAGGACCGGACACACTGGAATCACTTAAGGGAACACTTCTTTTCCCCTTTGGACCGGGAGAGATGCCGGAATTGTTCTTCAAAGCAACAATAGGAAATAAGCCCAACAAAATAACTATCAGGCACACAAGCGGAGCTTTAGAGGCCGTTAATCTTTTACTGGCGGGTAAAGGAGACCACGCAATGCTAAGTGAACCGACGGCATCTGTCGCCATACAACGCTCTCAGGAAAAGCACGCCAATGGATCGCCCCTGCTGGTCAGAAGGATAAGTATGGGTAAAGCCTGGACAAAAACTTTTCCCGGCCACCGTCTTGCGGCAACAAGTATGACTTTCTTCGGAGCGCAGGCTGCCAGACCGGATCTGATACAAAATTTTCGCAAAGCCCACACGCAGGCATGTGAATGGGTAAAGCAAAATCCTTCCGAAGCTTTATACCTCACACAGCAGGAATTTCCTTCTCTAGCAACACAACTTCATTCCGGAGCAATAAAAGAAATCGATATTCACGCATTAAATGGCCAAAAAGCACAGAAGAACGCCTTGTTTTTCTTATCTAAAATCAAAGAGCTCTCCCCTGCTGCCATCGGCGGCCCCATACCGAATAGCGATCTGTTTGAGGTGAAAGAATGA
- a CDS encoding glycine zipper family protein has translation MNKRIFFMILAMLVLACPACAKKPVLYPNEQYKEAGEAKVSDDIAYCMEFAEKSVGNTSKAKTSVKTGVKGGLIGGAVGLGIGIVTGSPGSSALAGAAGGAAGGAVGGAMQDNPDPLYRKFVERCLREKGYETMGWK, from the coding sequence ATGAATAAAAGAATATTTTTTATGATACTGGCTATGCTGGTACTGGCCTGCCCTGCTTGTGCTAAAAAACCTGTTTTATATCCCAACGAACAGTATAAAGAGGCCGGAGAAGCAAAGGTCTCGGATGATATCGCCTACTGCATGGAGTTTGCCGAAAAAAGCGTCGGTAACACTTCCAAAGCAAAAACTTCGGTTAAAACCGGAGTTAAGGGAGGCTTGATTGGAGGCGCTGTCGGCCTTGGGATCGGTATAGTAACAGGAAGTCCCGGTTCTTCGGCTTTAGCAGGGGCCGCAGGTGGCGCTGCAGGAGGAGCTGTCGGGGGAGCTATGCAGGACAATCCTGATCCATTGTATAGGAAATTCGTCGAACGCTGTCTCCGGGAGAAAGGCTATGAAACAATGGGCTGGAAATAA
- a CDS encoding response regulator has translation MLNPQVLVVDDSKTIRTVISSELKKHSIDVTEAVNGIQGLDYTRNHHYDLVITDITMPGIDGYQLCTEIKSNPDTQSTPVIILSSNERHEEIEKGFEVGAAAYITKNKARQDLLPYIKEILDRAKLLRDKLVLVVDDSKYILNVVKTGLTSAGFKVITASNGFEAFEIASEIVPHLILSDINMPVMDGIKFCEKIQNHPSLSHVPFVIMSSGADRRTMRELLHKGAAAFLVKPFNIDQLVITAEKLLSDHFQIVLQQREIFKKERTLLMGSITSLIQALEARDSYTRGHSDTVSNLSVKIAAKLSLNDFDQERIGFAAKLHDLGKIGIRDDILLKNGPLSDEEFGKIKEHPVLGADILSPIPSMEDIIPAVLHHHEKINGRGYPHGLVGGEIPLWARIISIADVYDALTTDRPYKEAFTHKAAMEFIEAKSDEELCPDCARAFQAVMLENDSPLY, from the coding sequence ATGCTCAATCCTCAAGTTTTAGTTGTCGATGACAGCAAGACTATCCGAACTGTGATCAGTTCAGAATTGAAGAAGCATTCCATTGACGTAACTGAAGCTGTTAACGGCATACAGGGTCTGGACTACACCCGTAACCACCATTACGATCTGGTAATTACAGATATTACCATGCCGGGAATAGACGGTTATCAACTTTGCACTGAAATCAAGAGCAACCCCGATACCCAATCTACTCCGGTAATAATTTTATCCAGCAACGAACGGCACGAAGAAATCGAAAAAGGATTCGAAGTCGGAGCGGCCGCCTATATTACCAAGAACAAAGCCCGTCAGGACCTGCTCCCTTATATTAAAGAAATTCTTGATCGCGCTAAACTGCTCCGCGACAAACTTGTACTTGTTGTCGATGATTCCAAATACATACTGAACGTTGTCAAAACAGGACTAACCTCAGCCGGATTCAAAGTAATCACAGCCAGCAACGGTTTTGAAGCATTCGAAATAGCGAGCGAAATAGTACCGCATCTCATTCTTTCTGACATCAATATGCCGGTAATGGACGGCATCAAATTCTGCGAAAAAATCCAGAATCACCCCTCTCTTTCACATGTGCCATTTGTAATAATGAGTTCAGGTGCGGACAGAAGAACCATGCGCGAATTGTTGCACAAAGGCGCGGCTGCATTTCTGGTCAAACCTTTCAACATAGACCAACTTGTAATTACAGCAGAAAAATTACTCAGCGACCATTTTCAGATAGTGCTGCAGCAGCGTGAGATCTTCAAAAAAGAACGCACCCTGCTCATGGGCAGTATCACCAGCTTGATTCAGGCCTTGGAAGCGAGAGATTCCTATACACGCGGCCATTCTGATACTGTCTCAAACCTTTCGGTTAAAATTGCGGCAAAGCTTTCACTTAACGATTTTGATCAGGAAAGAATCGGATTTGCCGCAAAGCTGCATGATCTCGGGAAAATCGGAATTCGCGACGATATTCTGCTTAAAAACGGCCCGCTGAGCGATGAAGAGTTTGGAAAGATTAAAGAACACCCGGTACTTGGGGCTGACATTCTGAGCCCGATTCCTAGTATGGAAGACATCATCCCCGCGGTGCTGCACCACCATGAAAAAATAAATGGTAGAGGTTATCCGCACGGTCTTGTTGGCGGAGAAATTCCTTTATGGGCCAGAATCATATCAATTGCTGACGTATATGATGCACTAACCACAGACAGACCATATAAGGAAGCCTTCACCCATAAGGCTGCCATGGAATTCATTGAAGCCAAATCTGATGAAGAACTCTGCCCGGATTGCGCGCGGGCTTTTCAGGCTGTCATGTTAGAAAATGACAGCCCGTTGTATTAA
- a CDS encoding substrate-binding periplasmic protein, protein MLRLILFVLLVLMAFPPVLSAKSLILVTLDTPPQTYLENGKPTGFLVEIVSKAATRAGYTPDIRIVPWKRALTMAKKGTADAVFNAGFNEKRNKYLRYPETVLITEKVVALRRVGTDTYFSDDFEGSEKYIGGIGRGFYYGEKVDSALKNNDFKRIEEVPNIDLNVKKLLLGRIDFFFADYYPALSFLNDNDLLGKIEAILDPKTGLPLVYSMSDTYLAFSRKKDSEAFEKVSSELKKMKKEGEYKEIMLKYIPVHDGF, encoded by the coding sequence GTGTTAAGACTTATTTTATTTGTTCTTTTAGTATTAATGGCTTTCCCGCCAGTACTTAGTGCTAAAAGCTTAATCCTAGTTACCTTGGATACTCCTCCTCAAACGTATCTTGAGAATGGTAAGCCAACCGGATTTTTAGTTGAAATAGTTTCGAAAGCTGCGACCCGAGCCGGATACACCCCTGATATACGTATAGTTCCATGGAAAAGAGCTTTGACTATGGCAAAGAAAGGAACAGCGGATGCGGTCTTCAATGCTGGATTCAATGAAAAGCGTAATAAGTATTTAAGGTATCCGGAAACGGTTCTGATAACCGAAAAGGTAGTTGCTTTACGCCGTGTAGGGACGGATACTTATTTTTCAGATGATTTTGAAGGGTCGGAGAAATACATAGGTGGTATTGGGCGGGGATTTTACTATGGCGAGAAAGTAGATTCGGCTTTGAAAAATAACGACTTCAAGCGGATTGAAGAAGTTCCTAATATTGATCTTAATGTTAAGAAGTTGCTTTTGGGCAGGATTGATTTCTTTTTTGCCGATTATTATCCTGCTTTGAGCTTTTTGAATGATAATGATCTTCTTGGTAAAATCGAAGCTATATTGGACCCGAAAACAGGGCTGCCACTGGTTTATTCCATGTCAGACACATATCTTGCGTTTTCGCGGAAGAAGGATTCTGAAGCATTTGAGAAGGTTAGTTCAGAACTTAAGAAAATGAAAAAGGAAGGCGAATACAAAGAGATAATGCTTAAATATATTCCTGTTCATGATGGCTTTTAA
- a CDS encoding AraC family transcriptional regulator, with translation MKSTPPPLAPSREYKSLEFSAQNGILGSRCFQNILLRPGLTLTIAKTTPRRNLIASFDRDEAPIQFGFTYSGKNRCSFSNGTLRNQVDEMQSGSNGIFYLPKMCGIIERPKDQTSCVLGIIVSQQFLREYFVDNMSELPRDFQKTLDNSNANPIHWFGPRNPAKQHLLTQIIQCQYEGGLRKLFLESRVMDLLSMQLHDYFKSETPTRSASQPLRPDDVERIREASKFLICDLENPPSLRELAIHVGINERKLKNGFRQVFDTSVFGYFREFRMQKAYDLLQRGDQNVTEVAFSIGYQNLSHFSSAFKKRFGLLPKHFQTNQRLLTTPLNK, from the coding sequence ATGAAATCCACTCCACCTCCCCTAGCCCCATCTCGAGAATACAAGTCTTTAGAATTTTCAGCCCAGAATGGAATATTAGGTTCAAGATGTTTCCAGAATATTTTGCTCCGCCCGGGTTTGACACTGACCATTGCTAAGACCACACCCCGACGAAACCTAATAGCTAGCTTTGACAGGGACGAAGCACCTATACAATTTGGTTTTACGTATTCTGGAAAGAATAGATGCTCTTTTTCAAACGGGACACTACGTAATCAGGTAGACGAGATGCAGAGTGGATCAAACGGAATCTTTTATCTGCCTAAAATGTGTGGAATAATAGAACGTCCTAAAGACCAAACATCTTGTGTTTTAGGCATAATTGTTTCTCAACAATTTCTTCGTGAATATTTTGTGGACAATATGAGCGAACTGCCTCGAGATTTTCAAAAAACTCTTGATAATAGCAATGCAAATCCCATCCACTGGTTCGGCCCTCGTAATCCAGCCAAGCAACATCTTTTAACTCAAATTATCCAATGCCAATATGAAGGTGGATTACGGAAACTATTTCTTGAAAGCAGGGTCATGGATTTATTGTCCATGCAACTTCATGATTATTTCAAGTCTGAAACACCCACCCGTTCTGCATCGCAGCCGTTACGACCGGACGATGTAGAACGAATTCGAGAAGCTAGCAAATTTCTAATCTGCGATTTGGAAAATCCACCGAGTCTGCGTGAACTTGCAATTCATGTCGGCATTAATGAAAGAAAATTAAAAAACGGTTTCAGACAGGTCTTTGACACCTCTGTTTTCGGTTACTTCAGAGAATTCAGAATGCAAAAGGCGTATGATCTTCTTCAACGAGGAGATCAAAATGTTACTGAAGTCGCATTTTCTATTGGCTACCAAAATTTAAGCCATTTCAGTAGTGCGTTCAAAAAAAGATTTGGACTTCTGCCAAAACATTTTCAGACAAATCAACGACTTTTAACGACTCCTCTGAACAAATAG
- a CDS encoding outer membrane beta-barrel protein: MLRLLTILIAILLLPALSFAWPGKIVAVEGATSFIVLKDGQTPVKVNIPGVKAIPGLDAAKARLESSNLVLMRDVDVREISKDDEGNIIGDITVDGKSISKELLDEGIVQSTATPAPSVSTKTDEQPKEVAQPITAEQAPSAQTKTAPTSEASAAKITDDLMPENSPQSPPEAVQTPIRKTMPQAPQPQPKQQVRYVQVYQPQQQLGLWPGRPAPTAAPQPAQQVYYVQKPGLQQNQAAVPVIKTQEQPQQMQSPGDAAKRDYELAVRVQKKSRRTKNKGFFVPKKSSETFLGVGGGAQAALSSKSDTPYSSFGGLGGISARHFFPSGFGIGGDFLMGSSSGSSGTYGTTYYDNGTINSNGTAYDYKNKNFTTYTFMGSLLYRFYADRNFTPYIAAHGGYSFFDYPGTIFKISDGAPVAGGGAGFLYEFDSGFTIGLDSRYLKTFGGKKDDPNGFFDTMFNIGYTFD; the protein is encoded by the coding sequence ATGTTGAGATTACTGACCATACTTATCGCTATACTCCTGCTCCCAGCGTTGTCCTTTGCTTGGCCGGGTAAAATCGTGGCTGTGGAAGGAGCAACTTCTTTTATTGTGCTCAAAGATGGTCAAACACCGGTTAAAGTTAATATTCCCGGAGTAAAAGCAATACCGGGACTGGATGCGGCAAAAGCCCGACTCGAAAGCAGTAACCTCGTCCTTATGCGTGATGTTGATGTCAGAGAAATCAGCAAGGACGACGAAGGAAATATAATAGGTGACATAACTGTCGATGGAAAATCAATATCTAAAGAACTCCTCGATGAAGGCATCGTTCAAAGCACAGCAACCCCCGCCCCGTCAGTATCCACCAAAACTGATGAGCAGCCTAAAGAAGTTGCGCAACCTATTACTGCTGAACAAGCTCCAAGCGCACAAACCAAGACTGCTCCCACCAGCGAAGCAAGCGCTGCTAAAATTACTGACGATCTCATGCCGGAGAATTCACCGCAATCACCCCCTGAAGCTGTGCAAACTCCTATACGTAAGACAATGCCGCAAGCGCCACAGCCTCAACCTAAACAGCAAGTGCGTTATGTTCAGGTATATCAGCCTCAGCAACAACTGGGACTTTGGCCGGGACGCCCAGCCCCGACAGCAGCGCCACAACCTGCTCAACAGGTATATTACGTTCAAAAGCCGGGACTGCAACAGAATCAAGCAGCCGTGCCGGTAATCAAGACACAGGAACAACCGCAGCAGATGCAAAGCCCCGGTGATGCTGCAAAACGAGACTATGAACTGGCCGTAAGAGTTCAGAAAAAATCAAGAAGAACCAAGAATAAAGGATTTTTTGTTCCCAAAAAAAGCTCTGAAACATTCTTAGGGGTCGGCGGAGGAGCTCAGGCTGCCCTGTCTTCTAAAAGCGACACACCATACTCTTCTTTCGGTGGTCTGGGTGGAATCTCTGCGCGGCATTTCTTCCCGTCCGGATTCGGCATCGGCGGAGATTTTCTAATGGGCAGTTCTTCCGGCTCATCCGGAACTTACGGAACAACATATTATGATAACGGAACAATCAACAGCAACGGAACTGCGTATGATTATAAAAACAAAAATTTTACCACATATACATTTATGGGGTCATTACTCTACAGATTCTATGCTGACAGGAACTTTACACCCTACATAGCCGCTCACGGCGGATATTCATTTTTTGATTATCCAGGAACCATATTCAAAATCTCTGACGGAGCTCCTGTTGCAGGTGGCGGAGCGGGATTTCTCTATGAATTCGATTCCGGTTTCACTATCGGGCTTGATTCCCGTTACCTGAAGACTTTTGGGGGCAAGAAAGACGATCCCAATGGTTTCTTCGATACAATGTTTAACATAGGTTACACTTTCGACTGA
- a CDS encoding TonB-dependent receptor: MKQTKFAFLIVTFILFSSSIALAEDNSIKGNQTSVTMEPVTVYAAKREGTAKEFAGNISVLDDLFIETRGIDNLENLTRYAPNIYIKDTSSGGSIVCRGISTIDTSLFSPMGLYVDDVAYPLGYMSNQNIFDVERVEVLRGPQGTLYGKNSESGVINIVLNQPNNEQRNKILLEVGNYYTARLGISSSGPITEDKLYYGISMQGLTTDGYNTNILTNDDDVYGKENFNGRGTIRWTPDDAWDITFNLDGALRNLGISSLRYMDGQSATDRHKVTSNESDKATEEEIGQSVKAKHTWPTMELTSITSHRTFDREHHHDSDRTAKPISYSDLKMSMESWNQEFRLASKGKSNLTWLVGLNGNYENVDAGIDFTNVKAFLSSSRSGNSESTSGALFGQATYEMIEGLRLTGGTRLEISHNTGKQTYTPSTGATSYKNSINDTEFLPMGSLAYDFNPNITAYTTVSTGFLAGGFNFYSATDADSFAYGAEHTLNYEAGIKTNWFDNILTLNLTAFYTDITDKQVREAVAGGGVGAWKFSNAASAHTQGIEVESSYSPIPELKFIAGFGYADSEIDKWTTTAGGTTVDYSGKKLPWAPEYTYNLGVQYNHDSGLFVIADLLGTGEQYYDAANELKGDAYETVNLRLGYTTGDIEFSIWSENIFDTAYSVKKVATASGSTLVEDGAPMTYGFTLNWNF, encoded by the coding sequence ATGAAACAAACTAAATTTGCTTTTTTAATAGTCACATTCATTTTATTCAGCTCTTCAATTGCCTTAGCTGAAGACAATTCTATTAAAGGCAATCAGACATCTGTCACAATGGAACCGGTAACGGTGTATGCGGCTAAGCGTGAAGGTACTGCAAAAGAATTTGCGGGCAATATTTCAGTACTGGATGACCTGTTCATTGAAACACGCGGAATCGATAATCTTGAAAACCTGACCCGTTACGCCCCAAACATCTATATTAAAGACACCAGCTCCGGCGGATCAATTGTCTGCCGTGGTATTTCCACTATTGATACCTCTTTGTTCAGCCCTATGGGACTATACGTGGACGATGTGGCATATCCCCTTGGCTACATGAGTAACCAGAACATATTTGACGTTGAACGTGTCGAAGTTCTGCGTGGTCCGCAAGGGACGCTGTACGGGAAAAACAGTGAATCAGGAGTTATTAATATAGTCCTGAATCAACCAAACAATGAGCAACGTAACAAAATACTGCTGGAAGTAGGCAACTATTATACTGCAAGGCTGGGCATCAGCTCCAGCGGTCCTATCACTGAAGATAAACTTTACTACGGCATTTCCATGCAAGGACTGACAACTGACGGATATAACACCAATATCCTGACAAATGATGACGATGTATATGGTAAAGAAAACTTCAACGGACGCGGTACGATTCGCTGGACCCCGGATGATGCATGGGACATTACCTTCAATTTAGACGGTGCACTACGTAATCTTGGTATCAGCTCCCTGCGTTACATGGATGGCCAAAGTGCAACTGACCGTCACAAGGTTACTAGCAATGAAAGTGACAAAGCGACTGAAGAAGAAATCGGCCAGTCTGTAAAAGCAAAGCATACATGGCCGACTATGGAGCTGACCTCCATCACCAGCCATCGAACTTTCGACCGTGAACATCACCACGACTCAGACAGAACCGCCAAGCCCATCAGCTATTCTGATCTCAAAATGAGCATGGAGAGTTGGAATCAGGAGTTCCGCCTTGCCTCAAAAGGAAAAAGCAACCTCACATGGTTGGTGGGCTTAAACGGAAACTACGAAAACGTTGATGCCGGTATTGATTTTACCAATGTGAAAGCGTTTCTGAGTTCTTCGCGTTCCGGAAACAGTGAATCGACCTCTGGCGCTTTGTTCGGACAAGCTACTTACGAAATGATTGAAGGTCTGCGCCTTACGGGTGGAACAAGACTGGAGATTTCCCATAACACGGGTAAACAAACCTACACTCCAAGTACTGGGGCCACTTCCTATAAAAATTCTATTAATGACACAGAATTCCTCCCAATGGGTTCTCTGGCATATGACTTTAATCCCAATATCACTGCCTATACCACTGTTTCTACAGGCTTCTTAGCTGGAGGATTCAACTTTTATTCAGCCACAGATGCTGACAGCTTTGCCTATGGAGCAGAACACACCCTCAACTACGAGGCAGGAATCAAAACCAACTGGTTTGATAATATACTGACACTCAATCTTACTGCTTTTTATACTGATATTACTGACAAACAAGTTCGAGAGGCTGTTGCTGGAGGAGGCGTTGGAGCATGGAAATTCAGCAATGCAGCCTCCGCCCACACTCAGGGGATAGAAGTAGAAAGTAGCTATAGCCCAATTCCCGAGCTGAAATTCATTGCCGGATTTGGATACGCAGACTCTGAAATTGATAAATGGACAACAACAGCAGGCGGCACAACAGTTGACTACAGCGGTAAAAAGCTCCCTTGGGCTCCTGAATACACATATAATCTAGGAGTCCAATACAACCATGATAGCGGCCTTTTCGTCATTGCAGACCTATTAGGTACCGGGGAGCAATATTATGACGCAGCCAATGAGCTTAAGGGCGATGCATATGAAACTGTAAACCTCCGCCTTGGGTATACAACCGGCGACATAGAATTCTCCATATGGTCTGAAAATATTTTTGACACGGCCTATTCGGTAAAAAAAGTCGCTACCGCATCCGGTTCAACATTAGTTGAGGACGGCGCTCCTATGACCTACGGATTTACTCTAAACTGGAATTTCTAA
- a CDS encoding DUF4198 domain-containing protein: MRKQIIPVLTILLVVAFSSSAFAHFGMLIPENSIISPKKKNAELQLSFSHPFELIGMNLVKPQKFSVFYEGKETNLLPTLKENKVMDHDSFKTEYKFKRPGMYTFFMEPTPYPEPAEDNYIIHYTKTVVSAFDEGEDWNKPLGVKTEIVPLTRPWGNYAGNVFQGIVLLDGKPAPFTRVEVEFYNKDAKLEAPYECMVTQEVLCDENGVFTFACPKAGWWGFAGLNDADYKIKGKDVELGAVLWIEMLPFKNK, encoded by the coding sequence ATGCGAAAACAGATTATTCCCGTTCTGACCATTTTACTGGTTGTGGCCTTCAGCAGTTCTGCCTTTGCCCATTTTGGAATGTTGATCCCTGAAAATTCGATCATCAGCCCGAAAAAAAAGAATGCAGAGCTCCAGCTTTCATTTTCACATCCTTTCGAACTTATCGGGATGAATCTGGTTAAACCTCAAAAATTCAGTGTATTTTATGAGGGTAAAGAAACTAACCTTCTTCCTACCCTCAAAGAAAACAAAGTCATGGATCACGACTCCTTTAAGACTGAATACAAATTTAAACGCCCCGGCATGTATACATTTTTCATGGAGCCTACTCCCTATCCTGAGCCGGCAGAAGATAACTACATCATCCATTACACCAAGACTGTTGTTTCCGCTTTTGATGAAGGTGAAGACTGGAACAAACCTCTTGGCGTGAAGACTGAAATCGTTCCCTTAACCCGCCCTTGGGGTAATTATGCCGGTAATGTTTTTCAGGGAATTGTATTGCTTGATGGCAAGCCCGCTCCTTTCACCCGTGTAGAAGTTGAATTTTACAATAAAGATGCAAAACTGGAAGCGCCTTATGAATGTATGGTGACTCAGGAAGTTCTGTGTGATGAAAACGGCGTATTCACTTTTGCCTGCCCCAAAGCAGGCTGGTGGGGTTTTGCAGGTCTGAACGATGCAGATTACAAAATCAAAGGCAAAGATGTAGAGTTGGGTGCAGTTCTCTGGATTGAAATGCTTCCTTTTAAAAACAAATAA
- a CDS encoding class I SAM-dependent methyltransferase — protein sequence MTQQLNTLTPSQDLDFIFELMVGPTRMAVLKTAIDMKLPDILETAQEPKDIAEILEVEAGESNLIYFLDAMTALGFADKENGTYTNTPFSKSYLLTTSPTYLGGMVDNISQMQHRNLLRIPELILQGPPKVENRNKLDREEKWKESARHLANYQKADMAKRTASLISSLPEYSNIQRMLDLGCGPGIMCMEVVSNHPTMEGFLCDMPPLIEVAQDEIAAAGLESRIHTIAGDYNEIDFGQSYDLIWTSQTLYYVKDFSTMFSRIYKALNPGGLFLSLHEGLTCERTQPSDIVLSRLSLALEGQDVSFEQGEIASYLHEAGFYTIEIRIMDLPFGPSELIIARKSR from the coding sequence ATGACACAGCAATTAAACACACTGACACCCTCACAAGATCTGGATTTCATTTTTGAGTTGATGGTCGGCCCGACACGCATGGCTGTACTCAAAACAGCCATAGATATGAAATTGCCGGATATTTTGGAAACAGCACAAGAGCCGAAGGACATTGCTGAAATTCTAGAAGTAGAAGCTGGCGAGTCCAATCTTATCTACTTTCTCGATGCAATGACTGCCTTGGGTTTCGCTGACAAGGAAAATGGAACTTATACGAACACCCCATTTTCAAAATCCTACCTGCTGACGACAAGCCCTACTTATCTTGGCGGTATGGTTGATAATATATCACAGATGCAGCATCGCAACCTTCTCCGAATCCCGGAATTAATCCTCCAAGGTCCACCAAAGGTGGAAAACAGAAATAAACTGGACAGAGAAGAAAAATGGAAAGAATCAGCGCGACATTTAGCCAACTATCAAAAGGCGGACATGGCAAAGCGCACAGCCTCTCTCATTTCTTCTTTACCGGAATACTCCAACATACAGCGCATGCTGGATCTGGGATGCGGCCCTGGCATCATGTGCATGGAGGTGGTTTCCAATCATCCGACTATGGAAGGATTTTTATGCGATATGCCCCCTCTTATAGAAGTCGCACAGGACGAAATTGCTGCAGCGGGACTTGAATCCCGAATACATACAATTGCCGGAGATTATAACGAAATCGACTTCGGGCAGAGTTATGACCTGATATGGACCAGCCAGACTCTTTATTATGTCAAAGATTTCAGCACCATGTTCTCCCGCATATATAAAGCTCTTAATCCCGGCGGACTGTTTCTCAGCCTACATGAAGGGCTTACCTGCGAACGGACCCAGCCATCGGACATAGTGTTGTCCCGCCTTTCTCTAGCTTTAGAAGGACAGGATGTTTCCTTTGAGCAGGGAGAAATTGCCTCTTATCTTCATGAAGCCGGATTCTATACAATAGAAATTAGAATCATGGATTTACCTTTTGGTCCGTCAGAACTGATTATAGCCCGCAAAAGTAGATAA